In one Penaeus chinensis breed Huanghai No. 1 chromosome 33, ASM1920278v2, whole genome shotgun sequence genomic region, the following are encoded:
- the LOC125043303 gene encoding Ig-like and fibronectin type-III domain-containing protein 1 (The sequence of the model RefSeq protein was modified relative to this genomic sequence to represent the inferred CDS: added 79 bases not found in genome assembly), which yields MGHLETALPRLSLLLVACLLLLQSCAAASEAKPFIRKTTTAPREFREGEDVLLTCVVTNLGNHTVWWSRRENGERKKILTIADRSITYDDRISVLHDRAPTYNSSIFTQGGDVWVLVIKSVQLDDAGVYMCEVNSNPILTSHYVISVKPSNSSEPQEIALRSNHNYTQCCQDNGVMSKCLGFCAIHNILEGTSGIEPEACESYFPAIVRCMADMRNHVPCCEKERVPDLCQDLCRGDYTIQEDNIKKHFSCTAYTEVTLMCISEGVEILPKAPESPSVTVLGPNSMKVQWSPPSPGTPAPEHYVVNITTITKFDPPVDVTAALASGEGGLDKHDDLNYLPKQTHLKVSANRTEVVVRNLSPLTWYEVSVISQNRHGSSLVPYSLRALTKAQETNKTEIVNPELPDIMGCCNDKGVKHYRCIKNLCDPNTRYITEPDMIVCAPWAAETFSCLANDVDHSDCCMDRGLPDLCVELCSGNVTKIDYKYFKCVDYFTDYRSCLMKGYNVLPGAPAAISVTNVNPTFALLHWRPSEIHADSISAYHAFFRPIQAGRGCKSDWFMDNIELAYRGIYTDSPPYVLEHLCPETQYEVYVQAVNTYGTSDSSSRVLFRTPSLQQEKRLQDNTYNITSCCRNVNISPGCMPLCDYNARMSHVRALASVCAGELSSLLRCGVGGRNHRPCCRRRGVPASCLSVCSGSFTSDRATPALCMPYIGNIMMCLEEGVGILPGPVTDLHATKVTNGSVTLVWQPPKENVTVSAYQIQYQSVDKHSASKVIFNLNNTINVTNTAVTLGDLTAGKLYNIFVISLNEEGKSLPSSVLTINATDGAHSEGVVVGVPSAPHSLVLDSKTATSLTIVWQPPELAHPTDSFTYKLHFRALGSPDEADVYNATVTGATAKRLEDLTPNTQYVLYVTAMNSFGESRPSETLLAWTDPAYPAFVETPTVHPINLIVEGGTMTVLCIAMGSPPPTVSLYITGLLIHQDVTRHMVTVVHNVTRDMTEISCYADNGYGTPMQTSRTITISRRPQVTAQETVQVVAGRSVTLECTVDAWPVPSLVWWRDPDGRVPVIHGGNYAINKIDDFKGEGTYLMQLTIRSFNQSEGDRYYCHASNAFGTFTQTIKLEMAKPLNIQIEVSECCRVSNVSDACMDACSFDELDFDRVMNREQCIPDFGKLMKCAADGSDHRSCCSQKGVPTQCLDWCRGEPVVSHHLCQLQWAPLIFACFNEGQDELPGPPLHVQIVSVSSSTARVTWEPPVKNPDTVELYRVFWRPLGERAARKNDTSQTDITIAGLKEGTIYEIAVKAGNHKGTSVLTPTLTFTHRVTYVTSASTHGSSVAVAVGVVIAVVLLCVCVVVGIFWARKNKLLFTKSASNGGISFENPSYIREQNGDTVQIAETPNGSLNGNITSGMNGGVNGGMNGGMNGGISPTDVSGGVWNTHNVTSSTPGFEDDLPSNGGYRRFNS from the exons GTGGCGACGTGTGGGTTTTGGTGATCAAGTCAGTCCAGCTGGATGACGCAGGAGTTTACATGTGTGAGGTCAACTCCAACCCCATTCTGACCTCGCATTACGTCATATCCG TTAAGCCGAGCAACTCCTCGGAGCCGCAGGAAATCGCCCTCAGGTCCAACCACAACTACACCCAGTGCTGCCAAGATAACGGGGTGATGTCCAAGTGCCTTGGCTTCTGTGCCATCCACAACATCCTGGAGGGCACGAGCGGCATAGAGCCCGAAGCGTGTGAGAGTTACTTCCCAGCCATCGTTCGCTGTATGGCAG ATATGCGCAACCACGTGCCGTGCTGCGAGAAGGAACGCGTGCCGGACCTGTGTCAGGACCTCTGCCGGGGAGACTACACTATCCAGGAGGACAATATCAAGAAGCACTTTTCCTGCACTGCATACACGGAGGTCACGCTCATGTGCATCTCGGAAGGCGTAG AAATCCTTCCCAAGGCCCCGGAGTCGCCAAGCGTGACCGTGCTCGGCCCCAACTCAATGAAGGTGCAGTGGAGCCCCCCCAGCCCCGGCACCCCGGCGCCAGAGCACTACGtcgtcaacatcaccaccatcaccaa GTTCGACCCCCCTGTCGACGTCACTGCAGCCCTGGCCTCGGGCGAAGGCGGCTTGGACAAACACGATGACCTCAATTATCTTCCTAAACAGACGCATCTGAAG GTCTCAGCCAACCGCACCGAGGTCGTGGTGAGGAACCTGTCTCCGCTGACCTGGTACGAGGTGTCCGTCATCTCCCAGAACCGCCACGGGTCCTCGCTCGTGCCCTACAGCCTGCGCGCCCTCACCAAAGCCCAGGAGACGAACAAAACGGAGATCGTTAATCCCGAATTGCCTGATATCATGGGATGTTGCAATGATAAAGGAGTCAAGCATTACAG ATGCATCAAGAACCTGTGTGACCCCAACACTCGCTACATCACCGAGCCCGACATGATTGTGTGCGCGCCGTGGGCTGCCGAGACCTTCTCCTGCCTCGCCAACGACGTCGACCACTCCGACTGCTGCATGGATAGGGGGCTGCCGGACCTCTGCGTCGAACTCTGCTCGGGGAATGTCACGAAGATTGACTACAAGTATTTCAA GTGCGTCGACTACTTCACGGACTACCGGAGCTGCCTCATGAAGGGCTACAACGTGCTGCCCGGGGCGCCTGCGGCCATTAGCGTCACCAACGTCAACCCGACCTTCGCGCTGCTCCACTGGCGGCCGTCGGAGATCCACGCCGACTCCATCAGCGCCTACCACGCCTTCTTCCGGCCCATCCAGGCGGGCCGCGGGTGCAAGAGCGACTG GTTCATGGATAACATAGAACTGGCCTACCGAGGCATCTACACGGACAGTCCCCCGTACGTGCTGGAGCACCTCTGTCCAGAGACCCAGTACGAGGTGTACGTGCAGGCAGTCAACACGTACGGCACGAGCGATTCGTCCTCGCGGGTGCTGTTCCGGACGCCGTCGCTGCAGCAGGAGAAGCGCCTGCAGGACAACACCTACAACATCACCAGCTGCTGCAGGAACGTCAACATCAGCCCCGGGTGCATGCCGCTCTGCGACTACAACGCCCGCATGTCACACGTGCGCGCCCTCGCCTCCGTCTGCGCCGGCGAGCTGAGCAGCCTCCTGCGCTGCGGAGTCGGCGGCCGCAACCACCGGCCCTGCTGCAGGCGGCGCGGCGTCCCCGCCTCCTGCCTCAGCGTGTGCTCCGGCTCCTTTACGTCCGACCGCGCCACGCCCGCGCTCTGCATGCCCTACATCGGCAACATCATGATGTGCCTCGAGGAAG GCGTGGGCATCTTGCCTGGCCCCGTGACGGACCTGCACGCTACCAAGGTGACAAACGGCTCCGTCACCCTGGTGTGGCAACCTCCCAAGGAGAACGTGACGGTCAGCGCCTATCAGATCCAGTACCAGAGCGTGGACAAGCACTCTGCCTCCAAGGTCATCTTTAACCTTAATAAC ACAATCAACGTGACCAACACAGCAGTGACGCTGGGCGACCTCACGGCTGGCAAACTCTACAACATCTTCGTGATCTCTCTGAACGAGGAGGGCAAGTCGCTGCCTTCGTCCGTGCTCACCATCAACGCCACCGACGGCGCGCACTCGGAGGGGGTCGTGGTGGGCGTCCCGTCGGCGCCGCACAGCCTCGTGCTCGACAGCAAGACGGCCACTTCGCTCACCATCGTCTGGCAGCCGCCGGAGCTCGCGCATCCCACGGACAGCTTCAC GTACAAGTTGCACTTCCGTGCCCTGGGTTCTCCTGACGAAGCAGACGTCTACAATGCCACGGTGACGGGCGCGACTGCCAAGCGCCTCGAGGATCTCACGCCCAACACGCAGTACGTCCTCTACGTCACGGCCATGAACAGCTTCGGGGAGAGTCGGCCTTCGGAGACGCTCTTGGCCTGGACGGATCCCGCTTATCCTGCGTTCGTAGAG ACTCCGACCGTTCACCCAATCAACCTGATCGTGGAAGGCGGCACCATGACTGTGTTGTGCATTGCCATGGGATCTCCTCCTCCCACTGTGTCCCTCTATATCACCGGCCTATTGATTCACCAG GATGTGACGCGTCACATGGTGACTGTGGTGCACAATGTGACACGCGACATGACCGAGATCTCTTGTTACGCCGACAATGGCTACGGGACTCCGATGCAGACATCCAGAACTATCACCATCTCAC GTCGTCCCCAAGTGACAGCCCAGGAGACTGTGCAGGTCGTGGCAGGTCGTTCAGTCACACTAGAGTGCACGGTGGACGCTTGGCCCGTGCCTTCGCTCGTGTGGTGGAGAGATCCTGACGGGAGAGTGCCTGTCATCCACGGCGGAAACTACGCGATTAACAAAATAGACGACTTCAAG GGCGAGGGCACGTACCTCATGCAGCTCACCATTCGCTCCTTCAACCAGTCCGAGGGAGACCGCTATTACTGCCACGCTAGCAACGCCTTCGGCACGTTCACGCAGACCATCAAG CTGGAGATGGCGAAACCCCTCAACATTCAGATTGAAGTGTCCGAGTGCTGTCGGGTGAGCAATGTGTCTGATGCCTGCATGGACGCCTGTTCCTTCGACGAGCTTGACTTCGACCGCGTCATGAACCGAGAGCAGTGCATCCCCGACTTCGGGAAACTCATGAAATGTGCTGCAG ACGGATCCGACCACCGCAGCTGCTGCAGCCAGAAGGGTGTCCCGACGCAGTGCCTTGACTGGTGTCGCGGCGAGCCCGTTGTCAGTCACCACCTGTGCCAGCTGCAGTGGGCGCCCCTCATCTTCGCCTGCTTCAATGAGGGACAAG acGAGCTCCCCGGCCCGCCGCTTCACGTCCAGATCGTGAGCGTCTCCTCCTCCACAGCCAGAGTCACTTGGGAACCGCCTGTCAAAAACCCAGACACCGTTGAATTATACAG GGTGTTCTGGCGACCACTTGGAGAGCGAGCCGCGCGCAAGAACGACACTTCGCAGACGGACATCACGATCGCGGGGCTGAAGGAGGGCACGATCTACGAGATAGCAGTGAAGGCCGGCAACCACAAGGGCACGTCCGTTCTCACGCcgaccctcaccttcacccaccGCGTCACGTACGTCACATCCGCCTCGACTCACG GTTCGAGCGTGGCTGTGGCCGTGGGGGTCGTGATAGCGGTggtgctgctgtgtgtgtgtgtggttgtcggGATCTTCTGGGCACGCAAGAACAAGCTGCTTTTCACCAAGTCCGCGTCCAACGGAGGAATCTCCTTCGAAAACCCATCTTATATTCGGGAACAAAATGGAGACACCGTGCAG ATCGCCGAGACCCCCAACGGCAGCCTGAACGGCAACATCACCTCCGGGATGAACGGCGGCGTGAACGGCGGCATGAACGGCGGCATGAACGGCGGCATCTCCCCCACTGACGTCTCGGGCGGCGTTTGGAACACCCATAACGTGACGTCATCGACCCCCGGCTTCGAGGACGACCTGCCGAGTAACGGTGGCTACAGGAGGTTTAATAGCTAG